The Acidimicrobiales bacterium nucleotide sequence CCGGGGAGCGGTGTCCCAGGTGTACTTGCCGCGGAAGTCGGTTGCCGTCGGCTTGGGGATGGTGGTCTTGTTCCACGGGTGGTAGGGCGAGATGGGGTTGCCCAGGGGGTCCGTGCGGAACCGCGGGGGCCCGGCCGTGGTCCAGTCGTCGTAGAACGAGTGGTCGATGAACTCCTCGAAGCCGATGTTGATGTCGGTGATGTTGGTCGTCACCAGCTTGCCGTCGAGGATCACGCACGGCTTCGACCAGCGGGCGTTGCCCCAGGCGTCGATGTTGGCGTAGGTGGCGTCGTAGAACTCCGAGTTGTCCCAGATACCGGTCTGGGCGAGGTTCATCTCACGGGCGCCGACCTGCTCGTAGGCCGGGTTGGCCTCGAGGAAGAAGTCCATCAGGTCGTCCCAGATCCGGCAGATGACCTTGGCGAAGTCGAAGATCTTGCCGAGCTGGGTGTAGTACTCGTTGAACGACGAGGTGGAGATGGTGGTGGTGACGCCACCGGGGGCCAGCGTCGAAGGGTGCGGGTACTTCCCGTACATGAGCATGCACATGATGCGGCCGACCCGGGTCCACTCCAGGGCCTCCAGGTAGATCTGGCCGGTGAGCGGGTTGAGGGCATCCATGATGTCCTTGATGGTGCGGTAGCCGTGGATGTCGCCGTGGGGCGACAGCGTCTTCTCGGCACGGGTGACCAGCTCGGGGTTGGTGACCGACACGAGCGCCGTCGAGTAGTCGGGACCGGCCAGGAGCCCGAGGTGCAGCGGGCGGTCGTAGAACATCTCGCCCACCTCGCCCAGGTTGCGGACCTCAGTGCCGAGGGGCGGCGGGCTGGCGCCGAACGCCATGTCGAGGCACTGCGACGACACGGTGGCGTGCACGCCGCCGCACACGCCGCAGGCACGGGAGCTGATGTCGATGGCGTCGCGGGGATCACGACCCTGGAGGATGATCTCGTACCCACGGAAGAGCATGGCGCGGGAGTGGGCCTCCACCGCCACGCGGTTCTCGAGGTCGAGCACGCAGTGGACGGCGAGGGCGCCGGCCACTCGGGTCATCGGGTCGATGTTCCAGTCACGCAGGCGGGGCGGGGCGGCCAGCTGGGCACCGGGGCCCTCCTGGCGCCGCACGTAGCCCTTGGGCTTGGCCACCGAAACGGCGTAGGGATCGTTGACCCCCTCGCGCAGTGTGGCCTTGCCACTCTGGTCGAACTCGATGGGCAGATTCTTGAAACACATAGAGGCGCTGCTCCCCTTGATTGCGTCCTCCCGGGAAGGAGGACTTGCGGTGTTCTGTCGTGATCCCCTGGTTGCCTTGCAATCCCAGCAGGAGGGCGGCCGGATTGCCGCCCTCCTGCGCCTGCAAACTGCTAGCGGCCGCCCTCGTGCGAGTGCTGCACCGTCGAGTAGGCCTTGTGGAAGGCCTTGAGCGCACCCTTGGGCGGAGTCTTGGATCGGGCCCACCCGCTGGAGTGGGCGCTGTCCGCCGTCCACCGCGCCGTCATGTTCTTGTCGACGCGGGTCATGTTGCGCATGCGGCGGATGAACCCGCCGGTGATCTTGCTGGTGGTGCTGGAAAGCATGGAGCCCGGTGACTTCTCGAAGATCGGCGAGAACTTGTCGGGGAAGCCCGGCATGGTGCAGCCGATGCAGATGCCACCCATCTGCATGCACCCGCCGTGGCCGTCGACGATGCCGCGCTCGGCGATGTTGCACTGGACCACGGGGCCCCAGCAGCCGAGCTCCACGAGGCACTCCTTGTCGCCGTACTCCTCGGCGAACACGCCTTCCTCGTAGTAGCCGGCACGCGGGCAGTGGCGGTGCACCGTCTCGCCGAACAGCCAGGCCGGACGGCCCAGCTCGTCGAACTCGGGCAGCGGGGCCAGGCCGTTGAGGAACAACAGGGCGGCGGCTGCCGTCTCCAGGTAGTTGTCGCCGATGGGCGAGCAACCCGGGATGTTGACCACCGGGACGCCGAAGGCGGAGCGGTAGTCGCGGCCCAGGTAGTCCATCATGCCCATGGAGTTGGTGACGTTGCCCTTGGCCGCCGGGATGCCGCCCCAGCTGGCGCACGTGCCGATGGCGATGATGGCGGCGGCACCCGGGGCCAGGCGGTCGAGCCACTCGAGGCTGGTGATCTGGCGGCCGGTGGCCGGATCCTCACCGAGGCCCATCCAGTAGCCGCCGGTCTGGGCGGCGATGGACTCGTCCATGATCGAGCCCTCCCACGTGATCACGTAGGGGGCGTCGAGCTCGCCGCGCTCGGCCATGAACAGGTTGTGCGTCCACTCGGGGCCGACCTCGGTGGAGACGACGGTGTGGATCAGCTCCACCCGCGGGAGGCCCGGGATGATGCCGGCGAGGAGGTGCTCCACCCGGGGATGGGTGCCACCGGCGACGGAAACGGTGCAGCCGTCGCACGAGCCGCCCACCATCCAGATCAGATAGATCTTCTTCAGGGGGCCGAGCGCCAGCACGTCGGGCGGCTCCTCGAGAGCCCGGCTGCGGACGCCGATCGGTGCCATGGGATCGAGCGGGTCGTACCCGTCGATGAGACCGACGTCACGCCGGCCTCGCTTGAAGCTCTCCATCTCCGAGCCGGTGGGCGACGGCCCCGACTGGGTGACGGAGACGGAATCACCACGTGGCGATCCTGCCTCCGCGTCGGGCCCGCGCCGCGCAGTGCGTGCCCTGCGGCTGCGTCCGTCAGTTGCCATTGATCGGAACCCCCTCGTTGGGTCGTGGTATGTGTACACTACACCTATCTGGCGGCGTCGTCAGCGGCCAGATCCGAAGATTTTTTTTCCCGGTGCCCCGTCCCATTTCCTGCCCGATGCTGCTTCAGTGGAGGAAGGACACGGCGCCGAACTGGCCCGGCGGACTCACCTCAGAGGAGGATATCCGTGGACGAACTGCTCCACCCCCCCAAGTCACAGGCGCTTCGGGAGATGTTCTGGCGGAGCGAGATCCTCCAGGTCATCTACTGGTTGCGGGGCGAGCAGTTCGGCCTCGGCGAGTTCCGTGACCAGGCCGATGCGAAGATGCTCGAGCGCTTTCTCGGCGTCGACGCCGAGATCGGCGTGCAGTACCTCGACCTCCTCGTCGACCGCGGCGATCTCGAGCGCGAGGGCGACCGCTACCGCCTGTCGGAGGACGGGATCCGCGAAGGCGCCCTGGAGTTCGCGGCCAGCTGGAGCGACCTGACCCGCCCCACCCACGGCGAGTGCAGCGCCGACTGCTGGTGCCACAACTCGCCCGACGAGGCGGCCGCCTGCCAGCAGGAACGGGCCGCCGCCCACGCCGACCACGATCACTGACCGCACCCCGACCCACGACCCGCAACCGGCCCACAACCGACCCACGACGAGCAAGAGGACGGAAGACTCCATGGCCACCGAAGGCAAGTCCCGCAAGTCACTCGAGGAACCCCAGGGCGGCCTCCCCCGCAACTACCTGCGGGCCAGCCTCCTCCTCCTGATCGGCGAGGCGCCGGCCCATGGCTACGACCTCCTCGACCAGATCGCCCAGCTCGGGCTGCGCAGCGTCGACCCGGGCGGGCTCTACCGCACGCTCCGTGTGATGGAGGACGACGGCCTGGTGGAGTCGTCGTGGGAGCACTCCAACGCCGGCCCGGCCCGCCGCACCTACCGGCTCACCGCCGACGGCGTCGACTGGCTGCACGCCTGGGCCGGCGCGCTCCGGGAGAGCCACCGCTACCTGTCGGCCTACCTCGGTCGCTACGACGACATCAGCACCACCGTGAGCGCCACCGTCGACGAGGTCACCATCCTCTCGTGACGACGGTGGAGTCCAACCTGACGCACGGGGCCGATGCGCCGGCCGCTCCGGCCACGGAGAGCGGACTGCGCATCGCCCTGGCCGGCAAGGGCGGCGCAGGCAAGACCACGGTGTCGGCCACCCTCTCGCGGCTCCTGGCCCGGCGCGGGCACCCGGTGCTCGTGATCGACGGCGACAGCAACCCGAACGTGGCCGTGGCGCTGGGCGTGTCGCAGGCCGACGCGGCCGCCATCCCGCCGTTGCCGCTCGGGCTCGTGTCGCGCCGCCTCGACGGGCCGGCCCTGAAGGATCCGGTGTCGAGCATCGTCGAACGCTTCGGCACCACGGCGCCCGACGGCGTGTCCGTCGTGCACATGGCCATGCCGGCCCACGCCGACGAGGGGTGCCTCTGCTCGTCCCACGCCACCGTGAGCGCCATCCTGGCCGACACCGGCCGCACCCGCGAGTCGGTCACGGTCCTCGACCTCGAGGCCTCGCCGGAGAACTTCAGCCGGGGGACGACCCGACACGTCGACGCCCTCCTCTTCGTGGTTGAGCCCTACTACCGGTCGCTCGAGACGGCCCGGCGCATGGGCGTGCTGGCCGCCGAGCTCGAGCTCGACCGGGTGTGGGTCGTCGCCAACAAGCTGCGCTCTCCCGGCGACATCGAGGCCATCGACGAGTTCTTCGGCAACCACAACCTCCACGTCGCCGCCTACGTCCCGTGGGGCGACTCGGTGCTCGACGCTGACAAGGAGGGCACTCCCCTGCTCGACTTCGACCCCGAGGGTCCGGTCGTGGCGGCCATCTCGCAGCTTGCCGACCGCCTGGTGAGCCCCGCCGCCTGAGCGGCGCGCCGGCCCGCCCGGGCCCGCGCTCACGCGGCCGGCGCCACCGGACGGCGACGGGCGGCCCGGTCCCACCACTCGGCCGGCAGAGCCACCACCGCCACGGTGAGGGCCCAGGCCCAGTAGTCGAGGCCGAGGGTCAGCCACGTGCCGACGTGCAGCGCGGCGGCAAGCGCGACGAAGGTGGTGCGGGCCCGCGGTCGGGCCAGCAGGACGGGTGCGGCCAGCTCGAGGCCGAGGAGGGTGCCGGCGACCACGTGCGACAACCATGCCCGCTCGGCGATGGCGCGGGCCACCGCCCTGGTGGGTGCCCGGGTGCCGGCCACCGCGGACCAGAGGATCCACCGCATGTTGTCGCCCGTGACCCATGCGACGCCGGTGTGGCGCAGCTTCTGGACGCCGCACGCGGCGTAGACGGCGGCGATGACCGCCGTCGCCGCCCGCACCGGCCAGCCCCAGCGGCGGGACGTGCGCCGGTCGCCCCACGCCGCGTCAGCCGGGGCGAAGAGCACCGGCACGGCCGCCAGCAGGAGCAGCACGTCGTTGTGGAGGACCTTGCCGAGGCTGCCCCGCAGCCCGGCCAGCACCAACAGGCTTCCCCAGGCGACTGCCAAGGTCGACGAGGGCCGGCGCCCGGCGGCGGCGGCGACGGCGGCTGCGGTTCCCACGACCTGCAGCGCCACCAGCACGCCGAACGGCGGCATGGACGCGAGCCACGAGAGAAGCGCGGGCGGGCGGAACAGCGCCGCCGGCTGGCCGGCCAGCTGGGTGTACGGCCCGGTGGCCACGCGCAGGGCGATGACGGCGGCAAGGCCGCTGCGCACGGCGGCGAGATGGTGGGCCGGCCCCGGCGCCACGAGGGCGGCGTCCAGCCGACGGAGGGCCCCGAGGCCCCGTGCCCGCCGGACGGAATGGTCGGGTCCGCCCGCCGGAGGCGGGCAGGGCCGGAGCCGGCCGGGGCGGCGGCCGCCGGCGATCCCGGGCCGGGCCGGGGACGTCATGTCCCGGCCCCAGCGCAGGTCACCCAGAGCATGCGGCGGGCGGGCGGCGCTGGCGAGGCGCCTGTCCCCACGTGTCCGGAGACCTTGTACACCCGCACCCCCGTGGCGACCACGCCGAGGCGGGTGGCGGCAGCGCCGGCCCAGGCCCGGCACACGCCGTCCCGGTCCTCCGCCGGCAGATCACGCAGGCGGGGAGCCACGTGGTGGACGCCGCGATAGCCGCGGGGGAGCCGGTCGAAGGGCAGGACGTGCTCGGTGCCGTCTGCGGCCACCAGCCGCACGTCCCAGCTCGTCGTCGCGCTCGTGCGTTCCGTGCTGAACAGGCGGAACGCGCTCAGGGGCCACAGCTCGAGCTGGGCCACGACGCACAGCACGAGCAGTCCGGCCAGACCGTAGGTGACCGCCCGCGCCTGCCACGGCACACCTGCGCCGTCGTCCCCTGGCGCGAGGACGGGCGTCTGCACGGCCACACTTTGGCCCGCCCGAGCCGGACGCGGGACGCGTGGGCGGAGGGCTACATGAAGTTGCGCGTGTGGAGCGCAGCGAGGGCGCTTGCCCGCTCGGGCGCGAAGCCGAGCTTCACCAGCCGCCGGCGGCGCCCCTCGGCCATCTCGGCCTGGAGCTCGAGCACCCTCCGGAAGCCCTCGGCGACGGCCCGACGTTCCCAGGACCCGGCGGCCAACACCACCAGGGCGTCGAAGACCTCCTCGTTGAGGCCGCTGGTGTGGGCCAGGGCGTCGTGTCGGCGTTCGATGGCGGTGGCCAGGCGTCCGAGCTGGGCCGGCTCGCGGGCCAGCACCTCCGCCATGTGGGTCATGCCGAACGCAACGTGGCGGGCCTCGTCGGCCAGGGCGAGCTGGGCGACCCGGCGGGTGACGGGATCGGGGCCGTGGCGCTCGAGGAAGGACAGCAGTGCGAGGAAGGTTCCTTCCCCGAGCACGGACAGCAGGAAGTGGGCCAGGACGTAGTCGGGTTCCTCGAGCAGGGTCAGGAGCGAGGCCTGGCCGCCGGCGGTGGACAGACCGAGCTCGGCGCCGCGCAGCGTGGCCCGGCGGCTGAAGACCTCCACATGACGGGCCTCGTCGGCCACCTGGACGGCCAGGACCTGGACGACCTCGCGGAAATGCGGGTGGACCTGCCCGAGGAACCGGGCCGGGACGACCATGGCGGCGTTCTCGTTCTCGATGAGGTAGGTCATCACCTGGACCACGGCGGCCTCGACGTCCGGATCGAGCTCGAACGGGTCCTCCCAGTCGATCGCAGTCGCCGGATCCCACTGCCCGGCCGCGGCCTGGCGATATGTGCGGGCGGCGTCGCCGGTCCACACCGCCTCCCGGTCGTCGAGGGCGAACGCGTACTCGGGGGCACCGGCCTCGACGAGGGCGCCCCTGGCTGCCAGCCCCCACGCCGCCCTCGGGCGATCGGCGACGGCACCGGCGGCCGTCGGGTCGGGCGCCCCGGCCCGCTGCGAGCCGTGCCAGCGGTCCTCGTCGGCGCTCCCCCGCCGGATGGTGCCGGCCGGAGCGCCTGCCCCGTCCGGCGCCGGCTCGAAGCGATGACCGTGCGCCCGGCTCCACGCCCGCAGGTGCACGCTCAGTGCGGGGTCGGTGCCGGACACGACCAGGCGCGCCCCGACCGGCAGGCGCTTCAGCGCCCGCTTGACCAGGACCGAGGCACCCTCCTCGAGCCCCAGGTCGCAGAGATCGAGGACCTGAGCGTCCTCGGGCGGGCCGGGCGCCGCTCGGGCCGCCGCGACGGCCTCAGGGCCGGTAGCCGGAGGCGGTGACATTGCCCTTCTCGTCGTAGAACCCCGACTCGTCGACGGCCGCCTCCAGCAGGCCGTACCCCGAGACCCGGCCCGGGCGCCACGCCTTCAGTCCCTCGAGGTCGAGGAGCGGGCGGACCTCGGAGTCGTCGTACGACATGGATCCGAGGAGATCGACGAAGCGGGCCACCAACCCGGCCGGAGCAGCGGGACCGGCGGTGAAGTTGCAATGGTCGTAGATGGCGGTCTGGGTGAGCACCTTGGTGGCACCCGGCGGCAGCGTGCCCTCGGCGGAAAAGAGGAGGTGGTTGCCGTCGATCATGCAGGCGGCGACGGCCTCGCCGCTGAGGAGGGATTTCGCCGCCTCGCGCTCGCCACCGACATGGTCGCCGTGCTTGCCGACGCCGATCTCGTGGCCGAGGACCTGGACGTCGGACCCGGGCACGACCCCGAGCGACCGCAGGTGCGACAGCGGGATGAGCGTGGCTTGCGGCGAGTCGACCGCGCCGACCGCCACCGTGCCCCCGGCCAGACCGGCCACGTCGTCG carries:
- a CDS encoding nickel-dependent hydrogenase large subunit; this translates as MCFKNLPIEFDQSGKATLREGVNDPYAVSVAKPKGYVRRQEGPGAQLAAPPRLRDWNIDPMTRVAGALAVHCVLDLENRVAVEAHSRAMLFRGYEIILQGRDPRDAIDISSRACGVCGGVHATVSSQCLDMAFGASPPPLGTEVRNLGEVGEMFYDRPLHLGLLAGPDYSTALVSVTNPELVTRAEKTLSPHGDIHGYRTIKDIMDALNPLTGQIYLEALEWTRVGRIMCMLMYGKYPHPSTLAPGGVTTTISTSSFNEYYTQLGKIFDFAKVICRIWDDLMDFFLEANPAYEQVGAREMNLAQTGIWDNSEFYDATYANIDAWGNARWSKPCVILDGKLVTTNITDINIGFEEFIDHSFYDDWTTAGPPRFRTDPLGNPISPYHPWNKTTIPKPTATDFRGKYTWDTAPRWDRRTIETGAYGQLWSTALANNTIDNPFFESTGDGLRMVMPRHGLPEEELFWKVPRTINALERNRARAYSMAFTAAIGMNCMLKALEYWRRGETKVHTPYKVPKDERIAMGFWEAGRGWLAHHLHMDKGKLLNYQITTPSTLNASPRDPFGGLGPYEQAIIDTPLL
- a CDS encoding helix-turn-helix transcriptional regulator translates to MATEGKSRKSLEEPQGGLPRNYLRASLLLLIGEAPAHGYDLLDQIAQLGLRSVDPGGLYRTLRVMEDDGLVESSWEHSNAGPARRTYRLTADGVDWLHAWAGALRESHRYLSAYLGRYDDISTTVSATVDEVTILS
- a CDS encoding AAA family ATPase; the protein is MTTVESNLTHGADAPAAPATESGLRIALAGKGGAGKTTVSATLSRLLARRGHPVLVIDGDSNPNVAVALGVSQADAAAIPPLPLGLVSRRLDGPALKDPVSSIVERFGTTAPDGVSVVHMAMPAHADEGCLCSSHATVSAILADTGRTRESVTVLDLEASPENFSRGTTRHVDALLFVVEPYYRSLETARRMGVLAAELELDRVWVVANKLRSPGDIEAIDEFFGNHNLHVAAYVPWGDSVLDADKEGTPLLDFDPEGPVVAAISQLADRLVSPAA
- a CDS encoding PhnD/SsuA/transferrin family substrate-binding protein, translating into MAADNGLVMGAVAYDAKVVTIWEGFKTWFAGQGLDFDYVLYSNYERQVEALLLGEVHVAWNSPLAWVRARRMAGAAGLDVGAVAMRDTDRDLTSVVVVRADSGIDDVAGLAGGTVAVGAVDSPQATLIPLSHLRSLGVVPGSDVQVLGHEIGVGKHGDHVGGEREAAKSLLSGEAVAACMIDGNHLLFSAEGTLPPGATKVLTQTAIYDHCNFTAGPAAPAGLVARFVDLLGSMSYDDSEVRPLLDLEGLKAWRPGRVSGYGLLEAAVDESGFYDEKGNVTASGYRP